A single window of Nicotiana sylvestris chromosome 5, ASM39365v2, whole genome shotgun sequence DNA harbors:
- the LOC104230086 gene encoding uncharacterized protein — MDGRRISASPRPCSGRRVVAKKRPRGGMDGFVNSVKKLQRREIGSKRGHSFSMNDAQERFRNIQLQEEYDTHDPKGHSAMVLPFLKKRSKIIEIVAARDIVFALAQSGVCAAFSRETNRRICFLNVSPDEVIRSLFYNKNNDSLITVSVYASDNFSSLKCRTTRIEYIRRGKPDAGFALFESESLKWPGFVEFDDVNGKVLTYSAQDSIYKVFDLKNYTMLYSISDKNVQEIKISPGIMLLIFTKASGHVPLKILSIEDGTVLKSFNHLLHRNKKVDFIEQFNEKLLVKQENENLQILDVRNSELTEVSRAEFMTPSAFIFLYENQLFLTFRNRTVAVWNFRGELVTSFEDHLLWHPDCNTNNIYITSDQDLIISYCKADSDDSLSEGTAGSINISNILTGKCLAKIKATDSLSSDDCSCSPSCNEHGGRSCNSKKRIRASRISSTVAEALEDITALFYDEEHNEIYTGNSLGLVHVWSN; from the exons ATGGATGGGAGGAGAATAAGTGCAAGTCCTCGGCCATGTAGTGGGAGGAGGGTGGTGGCAAAGAAGAGGCCACGGGGTGGCATGGATGGGTTCGTGAACAGTGTTAAGAAGCTTCAACGGAGAGAAATTGGTTCCAAGCGTGGCCATTCGTTCAGTATGAACGATGCCCAAGAGCGTTTTCGGAATATACAGTTACAG GAGGAATATGATACCCATGATCCGAAAGGTCATAGTGCCATGGTACTTCCATTTCTTAAGAAAAGGTCAAAGATAATTGAGATAGTTGCTGCACGTGATATTGTTTTCGCCCTTGCACAATCTGGTGTCTGTGCAGCATTTAGCCGAG AAACAAACAGGAGGATATGCTTTTTGAATGTCAGTCCAGACGAAGTCATACGAAGCTTGTTTTACAACAAAAACAATGACTCGTTAATCACTGTTTCGGTCTATGCTTCAGATAATTTCAGTTCCTTAAAATGCAGAACGACAAGGATTGA ATACATAAGGAGGGGTAAACCAGATGCTGGATTTGCTCTATTTGAGTCGGAATCATTAAAATGGCCTGGTTTTGTGGAGTTTGATGATGTAAATGGGAAAGTACTTACTTACTCTGCCCAGGATAG CATATACAAGGTGTTTGACCTGAAGAATTATACGATGTTATACTCGATTTCGGACAAAAATGTTCAAGAGATTAAAATCAG TCCTGGAATCATGTTGCTAATATTTACCAAAGCTAGCGGCCATGTTCCTTTAAAGATTCTCTCGATTGAGGATGGTACTGTTCTTAAATCTTTCAACCATCTGCTCCACCGAAATAAGAAGGTGGATTTCATTGAACAGTTCAATGAAAAGCTTCTTGTCAAACaagagaatgaaaatcttcagaTTCTTGAT GTACGCAATTCTGAGTTGACAGAAGTTAGCAGAGCCGAATTCATGACCCCATCAGCATTTATATTTCTGTACGAGAATCAATTATTCTTGACGTTCAGAAACAGAACAGTAGCTGTTTGGAACTTCCGCGGGGAGCTTGTGACTTCATTTGAGGATCACCTACTATGGCATCCTGACTGCAATACAAACAACATTTACATTACTAGTGATCAGGACCTTATTATTTCATATTGCAAAGCTGATTCTGATGATTCCTTATCAGAAGGAACAG CTGGATCGATCAATATCAGCAACATTTTGACAGGCAAATGCCTTGCTAAAATAAAAGCAACTGACAGCCTTAGCTCAGATGATTGTAGTTGCAGTCCCAGTTGCAATGAGCATGGTGGTAGAAGTTGCAACTCTAAGAAGCGTATCCGAGCTTCCAGAATTAGTAGCACGGTTGCAGAAGCCCTGGAAGATATCACTGCCCTTTTCTATGATGAAGAGCATAATGAAATCTATACTGGAAACAGTCTTGGGCTGGTCCATGTATGGTCTAACTGA